One stretch of Candidatus Zixiibacteriota bacterium DNA includes these proteins:
- a CDS encoding beta-lactamase family protein, producing the protein MKRKMSRVLVIGLMAVSLFAATAAALSLADSPAGSLVGEYLKAFNSGDEKMMREFLQTNVAPAALAQRPLETRLTAMMSIFNDLRGLALQQVTAITDSTTTIIARAQMGMFFELVFLHDHAQPPRLRSLSLMSVDEPLDPNLPPLSETQLLHAADSLLKEKTAAQEFSGVVLIARDFQPLYHQAFGLASIEYQVPNRPDTKFNLGSINKSFTRLAIEMLAAQGKLSLDDTIGTYLPDYPNAEARAKVTIRHLVEMSGGIGDFFGEAFDNSPKNRFRHNRDFIPLFANEALQFEPGSRRAYSNGGYILLGAIVERASGQDYYEFVKTNIFGPAGMENSAWYEADVPVRDLAEGYTTEGSRDGSRRQNIYTRPARGSSAGGGYSTATDLLKYAQALASGKFGPPRNDLGVAGGAPGINAELDSGLSGGYTVIVLANYDPPAAEDVAQAIRNLVRRVR; encoded by the coding sequence ATGAAGCGCAAAATGTCGAGAGTCCTCGTCATCGGCTTGATGGCTGTGAGTCTGTTCGCGGCAACAGCGGCCGCCCTGTCGCTGGCAGATTCGCCGGCGGGTTCGTTAGTGGGTGAGTACCTGAAGGCATTCAATTCCGGCGATGAGAAGATGATGCGGGAGTTTCTGCAAACCAACGTCGCGCCGGCAGCGCTCGCCCAGCGGCCACTTGAGACCCGGCTTACCGCGATGATGAGCATCTTCAACGACCTGCGCGGGCTGGCACTGCAGCAGGTGACGGCGATCACCGACTCGACCACGACGATCATCGCGCGAGCACAGATGGGCATGTTTTTCGAGTTGGTGTTTCTCCACGATCACGCGCAGCCGCCCCGACTGCGATCGCTGAGCCTGATGAGCGTTGACGAACCGCTTGATCCTAATCTTCCGCCGCTCAGTGAGACGCAGTTGTTGCACGCGGCCGATTCACTGCTGAAAGAGAAAACCGCTGCGCAGGAATTCTCCGGCGTCGTGCTGATCGCGCGCGATTTCCAGCCGCTTTACCATCAGGCGTTCGGCCTGGCCAGTATCGAGTACCAGGTTCCCAATCGGCCCGACACCAAGTTCAATCTGGGCTCGATCAACAAGAGCTTTACACGCCTGGCAATCGAGATGTTGGCGGCGCAGGGCAAGCTGTCGCTCGACGACACGATTGGGACATATTTGCCGGACTACCCGAACGCGGAGGCCCGCGCCAAAGTGACAATTCGTCATCTCGTGGAGATGTCGGGCGGGATCGGCGATTTCTTCGGCGAAGCCTTCGACAACTCGCCCAAGAACCGCTTCCGACACAACCGCGACTTCATCCCGCTCTTCGCGAATGAAGCCCTGCAGTTCGAACCGGGATCGCGCCGCGCCTACTCCAACGGCGGCTATATCCTGCTGGGAGCGATTGTTGAGCGGGCAAGCGGGCAAGACTATTATGAGTTCGTGAAGACGAACATCTTTGGACCAGCGGGCATGGAGAATTCCGCGTGGTACGAGGCTGACGTGCCGGTGCGCGATTTGGCTGAAGGTTATACGACCGAGGGCTCACGCGACGGTTCTCGCCGCCAGAACATCTACACTCGCCCGGCGCGCGGCAGTTCCGCCGGCGGAGGATATTCGACGGCTACCGACCTGCTCAAGTATGCACAAGCTCTGGCATCCGGGAAATTCGGCCCGCCACGCAATGATCTGGGAGTTGCCGGTGGCGCTCCAGGAATCAATGCCGAACTCGACTCCGGTCTGAGTGGCGGCTACACCGTAATTGTGCTGGCCAACTATGATCCGCCGGCCGCCGAAGACGTCGCGCAGGCAATTCGCAATTTGGTACGGCGCGTGCGTTAG